The DNA window GCTGCGGCCTCGGCGGCCAGCTGCATCACCAGGTCGATGACGCCGATGCCGTCGGGGCCCCGGTCGGTGAAGTCGCCGAGGAACCAGATCCGGGAGCGGCCGGCCGACCAGTGGCCGTCGGTGTCGACCAGGCCCTGCTGGTGGAGCGCGGCGCGCAGTTCGTCCAGGTATCCGTGGACGTCGCCGACGACATAGAGCGGGCCGACGGGGGCGTCGGTCGGGACCGGCTCGGGGGCCGTGCCGGGTGCGGCGGAGGGGTCGGCGGGGACGGGGGCGCCGAGGTCCAGGGTGGGGGGGTCGGCGGGCGCGAAGGCCGGGCCGTCCGCGCCGAAGGCGGCCAGGGTGCGCGGGTCCTGGTCGTCGCCGGGGGTCTGGCCGGTGTCCTCGAACCAGCCCCGGACGGACGGTGGAGCAGGCTCCTCGGGGTGCGCGGGCTCCTCGGGATGCCGGGGAGCGCCGGGGTGCCCGCTGCTCTCCGTGCCGTCGTACCCGGGGTCGGACCACGGCTGCTGCGGACCGCCGTGGACGCCGCCCTCGTACGCGTACGACACGGGGTCGAGGGCCATGCGGGCTCGGGGGCCTGTCTCCGGCAGCTCAGGCCCGGGGAAGCGGTCCTCGGGTGTCATCCGCCCATCATAGGAAGACGGGTCTCCCGGCGTCCGCACCTGGGCCGTATCCGATGCGGTCGGCTTGCGGTGGCGGCCCGTCGGGTGTCCCGGTTTGTCCGGTGCGGGCGGGTGGCAGGGGGACGTGCCGGGCGTGGCTCAGCCCTCGTCCGGTGTGCGGGGCGGGCTGACCGTGGTGCGCGGGCTGCGGCGCTGCGAGGAGGCGCGCACGATCAGTTCGGTGGGCATCAGCCGCCCGGGCGGCGGTTCGGCGCCGGGGGCGAGGCGTCGCCCGGGGGTCTCGCCGACCCCTTCGATGGCGTCGATCAGCAGGTTGACCACGGTGGTGCCGATGTTCCGGGGTTTGAGGGAGAGCGTGGTGATGGGGGGTTCGGTGGTGGCGTACACATCGCTTTCGCTGCAGCAGACCAGCAGCAGGTCCTCCGGTACGCGCAGTCCATAGCGGCGGGCGGCGGCCAGCAGGTCGGTGCCGTTGGGGTCGAAGAGGCCGTAGACGGCGTCGGGCCGGTCGGGGCGGGCCAGCAGCCGGTCGGCGGCGACGGCGCCGGCGGCGGGGTCGTGCGCGGGGTAGGTCTCGTGGACGGGCTCCTGGCCGACCCGGGCGCACCAGGAGAGGTACGCCTCGGTGCTGAGCCGGGTGTAGGTGTCGGTGCTGGTGCCGGTGAGCAGTCCGATGCGGCGGGCGCCGGCGCCGGAGAGGTGGTCGAGGATGCCGAGCACGGCGGCTTCGTGGTCGTTGTCCACCCAGGCGGTGACGGGGCAGTTGCCGGGCTTGCCGTCGCTGACCACGGGGACGCCCTGGCGGTGGAGTTCGGCGACCACCGGGTCGTGGTCGGCGGGGTCGATGACCACGGTGCCGTCCAGGGCGACATTGCCCCAGACATCGTGCCGGGAGGAGGCGGGCAGCACCACCAGGGCGTAGCCGCGGTTGAGCGCCGCCGAGGTGGCGGCGCGGGCCATCTCGGCGAAGTAGGCGAACTCGGTGAAGGTGAAGGGCTCCTCGCCGTAGGTGGTCACGGTGAGACCGAGCAGGCCGGACCGGCCGGTGCGCAGCGTGCGGGCCGCCGCTGACGGGCGGTAGCCCAGCCGTTCGGCGACCTCGCGCACCCGGCTGCGGGTCTCGTCGGGGAGGCGGCCCTTGCCGTTGAGGGCGTCGGAGACGGTGGTGATCGAGACTCCGGCCGCGGCGGCAACGTCCCGGATGCCGGCCCGCTCCAGCCTCCTCGGGCTGGTGGGCCGACGGCCGCTCTGGTTGGCTGCTGCTGTCATGGCGGACCGATCGTATGGCGCATGGCGACTGTCCGTGAGCGGTTGGTCACATCCGTCCGGAGATACGTTTCTCCATGACCGTCAGGGCCTTCCTCCTTGGAAGGCGGCCTTCAAAAGGCGGGTTTCCTCTGACATGTGCCATCGCGGGCAGGGCGGGTGGAGGGTCCTCGATCGCGGGCCGTCCGTATATCTCACCTGCACGGGTGAATTCCGAACACGCGGCTCGTAAGGTGTTCCCGACCGTACGGTCGGGTGTGAACGAGCAAGTGAACGAGCAAGTGGAGGAGACCACGGTGAGCGGCACGGCTGCACAGGGGCCCCGGCTTCGGCGGGCGCTGGAGGGCATTCCCACCTACAAGCCGGGACGCCCGGCCTCCGGTGCGGACGGCGCTCCGGCCTACAAGCTCTCCTCCAACGAGAACCCCTACGACCCGCTGCCCGGCGTCCTGGAGGCGGTGGTGGAGACGGCCGGCCGCTTCAACCGCTACCCCGACATGGCCTGCTCCGGCCTCACCGCCGAGCTGGCCGAGCGGTTCGGCGTGCCGCCGGAGCACATCGCGACCGGCACCGGCTCGGTGGGCGTCGCCCAGCAGCTGATCCAGTCGACGGCCGGGCCCGGCGACGAGGTGGTGTACGCCTGGCGGTCCTTCGAGGCGTACCCGATCATCACGCGGATCAGCGGCGCCACGGCGGTCCAGGTGCCGCTGACCCCCGGCGAGGTGCACGACCTGGACGCCATGGCCGACGCCATCACCGAGCGGACCCGGCTGGTCTTCGTCTGCAACCCCAACAACCCGACCGGCACCGTGGTGCGCCGCGCCGAGCTGGAGCGGTTCCTGGACCGGGTGCCGGGCGACGTGCTGGTGGTGCTGGACGAGGCGTACCGGGAGTTCATCCGGGACGCCGAGGTGCCGGACGGCGTCGACCTCTACCGCGACCGGCCGAACGTCTGCGTGCTGCGCACCTTCTCCAAGGCGTACGGGCTGGCCGGGCTGCGGGTCGGGTTCGCCATCGCCCATGAGCCGGTGGCCGCCGCGCTGCGCAAGACGGCGGTGCCGTTCGGCGTCAGCCAGCTCGCCCAGGACGCGGCGGTGGCCTCGCTGCGGGCCGAGGAGGCGCTGCTGGTCCGGGTGGACGCGCTGGTGCAGGAGCGGGCCCGGGTCGCGGAGGCGCTGGCCGGGCAGGGCTGGACGGTGCCGGAGTCGCAGGCCAACTTCGTCTGGCTGCGGCTCGGCGAGCGCACCCTGGACTTCGCCGCCGCGTGCGAGGCCGCCGGGGTCGTGGTGCGGCCGTTCGCCGGCGAGGGGGTCCGGGTGACCATCGGTGAGACCGAGGCCAATGACATCTTCCTGCGCACCGCCGAGGCGTTCCGCAAGGAGCTCTGACCGGACCGGCCGGGGGCGCGCACCTCGCCCCCGGCCGGAGGGGCGGGCCCTCAGGCGCTGGGGGAGGCGCTGGGGGCCGGGGCCGCGCCTGCCGAGGGCAGCAGCGGGCGGCAGGTCTTGAGGGCGGCGGCGGTCCTGGGGTCGGCGGTGGAGAGGCCCGCCAGCGGGTTGGTGCCGCCGGACGCCACGGTGACGCCCTTGTCCTTCATGCAGTCGGCGAACGCCCTGAGCGCGGAACTCTCCGCACTGCCATTGCTCCCGCCACCGTTCCCGCCGCCGCCGCTCCGCCCGCCGCCGAAGGACGGCCGCTTGGACTCGCAGGCCGCCGCCGCCTTCTGGTACGCCGGGTCGGCGGTGTTGCCCATCCCGAAGCCCCCACCCCGCATCCCGCCCGACATTCCGCTGGGCCAGGCGCTGGGACGTCCGCTCGGCCAGCCGCTCGGGCGCCCACTGGGCCAGCCGCTGGGACGGTCGCTGGGGTTCCACCCCTCCGGTCGGCCGCTGCGGTGCGGCATGCCGGACGGGGCTCCGCTGGGCCGGGCCGGCGGGGTGTAGCCGTTCTGCTCCAGGCACTGGAGGTAGGCGGCGAACTCACCGCCCGGGCCGCCGGCGTCCGCGCGGGCTGTACCGGCCGTGCCGGAGCCGCCGGAGCCGCCGGAACTGCCGGAGGCGCAGCCTGCCACCAGCAGCGTCCCGCAGATCAGGGCGGCGGCCCCGGCGACTGCCCTGCCGCGTCGGCGCGGCGGGCGGGCTGGTCCGGGCGCGACCGTGGGGGTACCGGACATACCAGCGGCTCCTCAGAGGTTGACGGGCTCCGGCGGGCGTCCGGCAGCAGCGCGAGCGACCAACCTGTGGCAATCAACCGCACAGCCATGAGGGCGGGCCGGGCGAACCCTGTGAGTTTCCTGGGCGCGGGACCGGAGCGAGGCCCTTCGGCCGCCCGAGGCGCGGCCGTTCCGTCCGGCGGTGGGCGATATGCGGTGGTCTGCACTCCCAGCCGACTCCCAGGTCGCTCCCAGGCTTCCGCTAAAGGTGCAGTGCACGCTGGGCCGCCATGAAGGTGCTCCCTCGGCGGCGCAGGGCCGTCCTGTTGAACTCCCTGCTCGGTGTCGTCCTGCTGGCCGGCGGCGGCCTGGCGTACGCCACGGTGAACGCCGACGCGACCCCGACGACGCGCACCGGGCAGACCCGTACCGCCACCGTGGCCAAGGGCGTGGTGCTCGCCACCGTCTCCGGCTCGGGCACGCTGGCGTCCCCCACCGACGCCGGGGTGGACTTCACCACGGGCGGCACCCTCACCTCGGTGAAGGTGGCGGTCGGCGACACGGTGAAGAAGGGCCAGGTGCTGGCCGAAGTGTCGGACACCGACGCCCAGGCCAAGGTGGATGCCGCCCAGGCGGCGCTGAACAGCGCGGAGGCCGCGCTGACCAAGGCGCAGGCGGGCGAGACCGTCACCACCACCGTCCCCGGCACGGGCACGGGCACGGGCACGGGCACGGGCACCGGCTCCGGCACCGGTGGTGGCCGGGGCGGCGGCGGTGCTGCGGGCGGTGAGTCGACCGCGCCGGTCACCACGACCACCACCAAGGTCGACGCCTCGGCGGTGGCCCAGGCCGAACAGCAGGTCACCGAGGCGCAGAACAGCCTCAGCGACGCCAAGACCGCGCTGGCCGGCACGGTGCTCAAGGCCCCGGTGTCCGGCACGGTCGCCTCGGTCGGCGGCAAGGTCGGCGACACCGTCTCCGGTACCGGCTCCTCCTCGGGGTCGGGACAGGGCGGCTCCGCCGGTTCCACCGGCTCGTCGTCCTCGTCCTCGTCCGGCACCCTCTCCGGCTTTGTGGTCATCACCAACCCCTCCGGTATGCAGGTCGACGCCTCCTTCTCGGAGGCCGACGCGCTCAAGGTCAAGAAGGGCCAGGCCGCAACGGTCACCCTCAACGCCCAGCCGGACACCGAACTCAAGGCCAAGGTGCTCTCCATCAGCTCGCTGCCGACCAGCAGCGGCAGCGGCACCGGCTCCGGCAGCGCGGTGCAGTACGCCGCCACGCTCAGGATCACCAGTCCCACCGGCAGCCTGCGCACCGGTATGAGCGCCACCATCTCGGTGGTCACCGGTGAGGCCGACAACGCCCTGTACATCCCCACCAACGCGGTGTCCGGCACCGGGACCACCCGCACGGCGACCGTGGTCAAGGACGACGGCTCCACCGAGAGCCGCAAGGTGGAGGTCGGCATCGAGGGCGACTCGACCGTGCAGGTCACCTCGGGGCTCTCGGCCGGTGAGAAGGTGGCGCTGACCTCCACCACCGCCTCCGGCGGCAATGGCTTCCCCGGCGGTGCCTTCCCCGGGGTGGCGGGTGGCTTCGCCGGAACCGGCGGCGGCTTCTCCCGGGGCGGCTTCGGCGGCGGCCAGGTCCGCACGGGCGGGGGTGGCCGGTGAGCCCCAGGCTGACGGTCGGCCGAGGACGCGGCCGGGCCGCCCGCCCCGCCGCGCCCGGCCTGCCGTCCGGCCTGCCGTCCGCCCGGCCGACGGGCGTGCCGTCCGGCCCGGTACCGGTGATCTCGGTCCGCAGGGTCCGCAAGTCGTACGGCTCGGGCGAGGCCACCGTGCATGCGCTGCGCGGCCCCGACGACCCGGCCGGCGGCGAGCCGCTGGGCGTCAGCCTGGACGTCCGGCAGGGCGACTTCGTCGCCGTGATGGGCAGCTCCGGCTCCGGCAAATCGACCCTGATGAACATCCTGGGCTGCCTGGACGTGCCCACCACCGGCCGCTATCTGCTGGACGGCATCGACGTCGGGCACCTGGACGAGCACCAGCTCTCCCTGGTGCGCAACCGCAAGATCGGCTTCATCTTCCAGTCCTTCAACCTGGTGCCCCGCACCACCGCGCTGGCCCAGGTGGAGCTGCCGCTCGCCTATGCCGGGGTGCGTGCCGCCGAGCGGCGCCGCCGCGCGGTGGCGGCGCTCACCATGGTCGGCCTCGAAGACCGCCTGGACCACCGGCCCAATGAGCTCTCCGGCGGCCAGCAGCAGCGGGTGGCGGTGGCACGGGCGCTGGTCACCGCCCCGGCGATGCTGCTCGCGGACGAGCCCACCGGCAACCTGGACAGCCGTTCCACCGAGGAGGTGCTGGCCATCGTCGACCGGCTGAACGCGGCGGGCCGCACCGTGGTCCTGATCACCCATGAGGACGAGGTGGCCCGGCACGCCAAGCGGGTGCTGCGGCTGGTGGACGGGCGGATCGTCTCCGACGTCCGGCAGGCGCCGGTGGAGGGCCCGCCGCCGGTCCTGGCCGACCATGCGGCCGCCCGGCCCTCGGCGATCGGAGGCGGACGGTGATCGCCTGGCAGATCCTGCGGTTCGCCGTCGGCGGGCTGGCGGCCAACAAGGTGCGCTCCGCGCTGACCATGCTCGGGGTGCTGATCGGCGTCGCGGCGGTGATCCTGCTGCTGGCGGTGGGCAACGGCTCCTCGGAGGCGGTGAAGAACTCCATCACCTCGCTGGGCACCAATGCGCTCACCGTCTCCTCCTCCGGCGGCGGCTTCGGCGCCGCGCGCTCCACCGGCGCCACCAAGGAACTGACCCTCAAGGACGCCAAGGCGCTGGCCACCTCCGAGGACGCCCCCGACATCAAGTCGGTCGCCCCGGTGGTCACCGGCTCCGGCACGGCCGTCTACGAGGGCACCGAATACACCGTCAACTCGCTCGTCGGCACCTACCCCGCCTACTTCGAGACCACCAACAGCAAGGTCGCCCAGGGCGACTACTTCTCCAACGACGATGTGCTCAACTCCCGCAAGGTGGCCGTGATCGGCTCCACCACGGCGGAGGAGCTGTTCGGCACCGCCGACCCGGTGGGCAAGAGCGTGGTCATCGGCGGCACCCCGTTCACCGTGCGCGGTGTGCTGGCGGAGAAGGGCAGCACCGGCATCAGCGACTCCGACGATGTGGTGATCGCCCCGCTGCCCACCGTGCAGAACGCCTTCACCGGCTTCGGCGCGCTCAACCAGATCCTGGTCCAGGCGACCTCCGCCGACACCACCACCGCCGCCCAGAGCGAGATCACCCAGGTGCTGATGGGCACCCATGGCATCAAGGACTCCAGCAACCTGGACTTCCGGGTGAGCAGCCAGGAGTCGCTGCTCTCCGCCCGGCAGAGCACCAGCGAGACCTTCACCGTGCTGCTCGGCGCGGTGGCCGCCATCTCGCTGCTGGTGGGCGGCATCGGGATCACCAACATCATGCTGGTGACCGTCACCGAGCGGACCCGGGAGATCGGCATCCGCAAGGCGATCGGTGCGCCCAAGGGCGTGATCCTCGGCCAGTTCCTCGCCGAGTCGACGCTGCTGTCGGTCCTGGGGGCCGCCCTCGGGGTGCTGGTCGGCGTGGTCGGCTCGCACTTCACCGTGGTCGGCATCAAACCGGTGGTCATCCCGGAGTCCGTGGTCGGCGCCTTCGCCATCGCGGTCGCCATCGGGCTCTTCTTCGGCAGCTACCCCGCCAACCGCGCCGCCTCGCTGCGGCCGATCGAGGCCCTGCGTCATGAGTAGGCAGCGCGCCATGAGCAGGCACAAGGAGATGACAGACATGGGCGCACACCGGGCAGACCTGGTCAAGGCGGAGCCGGCCGAGGTTCCGGAGACGGTGCCGCCGCCCGCCGCCACGCCGGAGGACATCCTGGCCACGCCGCCCGACACCCGCGACATCAGCGCCGAGTTGGCCGCCCCGCCGCGCCGCAGGCTGCCCTGGCTCACCCTCTGCCTGAGCGGCGGCATCGTGGCGGCTGCGGCCTTCTCCGGCGGCGTCTGGTACGAGCGCGACCACGGCGGCGCGGGGTCCAGGCTGCCCGCCGCCGCATCCGGCTTCGGCCAGCGCGGCACCACCGGCGGGTCGGGGCAGCAGGGCGCCCGGCAGGGGCAGGAGGGGCTGCCGGGCGGGGCCACGGGCGCCGGGTCCGCCGGCAGCCTGACCACCGGGACCGTGAAGGTGGTCGACGGCAGCAACCTCTACCTCACCGATGCGCAGGGCAACACGGTCAAGATCACCACAGGTGGCTCGACCAAGGTGAAGCTCAGCAAGGACGGCAAGGTGTCCGACCTCCAGCCCGGCGACACCGTGGTGGTGCAGGGCACCAAGGACGACTCCGGCAATGTCGCCGCGACCCAGGTGACCGAGGGGGGCGCGACCGCCGGGGGATTCGGCGGGTTCGGAGGGTTCGGGGGCTTCGGCGGCAACCGGCAGTCCGCCGGGGGCAGCGGCGGCTGACCGGCCCGCCCTCATCGGGCTCTCATCTTGGCGCTGTACGGTCCTGGCGCCTGTGTCCACCCGACGGTCCCGGCACGTGAAGGGACATGCACACCATGGACGGAACGGAACCCTCCGCCGAGGCCAGCCTGCTGGTCGTCGACGACGAGCCCAACATCCGCGAACTGCTCGCCGCCTCGCTGCGGTTCGCCGGTTTCCGGGTGGCCTCGGCCGCCAGCGGGGAGCAGGCGCTCGCCGCCGTCGCGGCCGAGCGGCCCGACCTGGTGGTGCTGGATGTGATGCTGCCCGACATGGACGGCTTCGCCGTCGTCCGGCGGCTGCGCGAGGAGTCCCGCCGCCGACCGTCCGGCTCCGGCCGGGCGGTCGGCGGCGCGGACGCCCGGGACCATCTGCCGGTGCTCTTCCTCACCGCCAAGGACGGCACCGGCGACAAGGTGATCGGGCTCTCGGTGGGCGACGACTATGTCACCAAGCCGTTCAGCCTGGAGGAGCTGATCGCCCGCATCCGCGCCATCCTGCGCCGCACCGGCGGCCGGGCCGACGACGGCCGACTGGTCGTCGCCGACCTGGAACTGGACCCGGTCGGCCACCAGGTGGTGCGCGGCGGCCGGCCGGTCTCCCTGTCGCCCACCGAGTTCAAGCTGCTGCACTACCTGATGGCCAACGCGGGCCGGGTGGTCTCCAAGATGCAGATCCTGGACCATGTGTGGGCGTATGACTTCGGCGGCGACCTCTCCATCGTCGAGTCCTATATCTCCTATCTGCGGCGCAAGCTCGACCTCGGCGCCGGGGACGCGCCGCGGCTGATCCACACCGTGCGGGGCATCGGCTATGTGCTGCGCCGCCCGCCGCAGCCCCGGGGCTGACCGGCCGTGCGTCGCCCCCGGCTGCCGCTGGCGCTGCCGCTGCGGCTGCCGCTGCTGTCGCTGCGCTCCAGGCTGCTGGCACTGACCCTGGTGCTGGTCGCCGTCGGACTCGTGGTCAGCGACACGGTGGTGGTCGGGACGGTCCGGGTCCAGCTCGTGGACCGCGTCGACCAGCAGCTGCACCGCTTCGGCGAACCCCTCTCCCGGCGGGTGGCCGAGCCCGTCCCGCAGACGCCCGCCGGGTGGCCGCCGGTCCGGGCCGCCGCGCGGCTGCCCAGCCAGTACGCGGTGCAGTTCCTGCGGGTCGACGGCACCGCCGAGCAGACCCTGCGGCAGCCGGTGGCCGAGGGCGACCCCGGACCCCGGCTGCCGGCCCTCACCGCGCGTACCCTCGCCGACCGGCTGGGCACCGCCTTCGACGTCCCCGGCGAGCAGGGCTCCGGCCGCTGGCGGGCGCTGCTGCTGCCGGTACGGGACGGCTCCCCCGGCGCCCCGGCGGCGGTGGTGGTCGCCGCCCCGCTGGCCGAGGTGGACGCGACGGCGGGCAAGTTGACCACCGCCTTCCTGCTGATCGGCGGCTCGGTGCTGCTGCTGATCGCGGTCGCGGGCTGGTTCGCGGTACGGGCGGGGCTGCGGCCGCTGCGCCGGATCGAGCAGGACGCGGCACTGATCGCCGCCGGTGACCTCGCCCGCCGGATGCCGCAGGCGTCGCCGCGTACCGAGGTCGGCCGACTCTCCGCCGCGCTCAACGGCATGCTCACCCAGATCGAGGCGGCCTTCGCGGCGCGCGCCGAGTCGGAGGCGCGGATGCGGCGCTTTGTCGCCGACGCCTCCCATGAGCTGCGCACCCCGCTGGCCGGGATCCGCGGCTTCGCCGAGCTGTACCGGATGGGCGCGCTCTCCACCGAGTCCGAGGTGCAGCGGACCATGGCGCGGATCGAGAGCGAGGCGGTCCGGATGGGCGGCCTGGTCGAGGACCTGCTGACGCTCGCCCGGCTGGATGAGCAGCGCCCGCTGGAGCGCGCCCCCATGGATCTGCGCAGCCTGGCCGCCGACGCGCTGCACGACCTCACCGCGCTGGACCCGGACCGCACGGTGTCGCTCACCGGGCCGGGCGGCGACGGCGCCCCGGGTCCGGCGGTGGTGCTGGGCGACGAGGCGCGGCTGCGCCAGGTGGTGGCCAACCTGGTGGGCAATGCGGTGGCGCATACGCCCGCCGGTACGCCGGTGCGGATCGGGGTGGGCACGGTGGACGGCGGGGGAGTGCTGGAGGTGGCGGATCGCGGGCCGGGCCTGACGGACGAGCAGGCGGCCCGGGTCTTCGAGCGCTTCTACCGGGTGGACGCCTCCCGCAGTCGGCAGCGGGGCGGCGGCGCGGGGTTGGGGCTGGCCATCGCCGGTGCGCTGGTGGCGGCGCACGGGGGGCGGGTGGAGCTGGTCACCGCTCCGGGGGCGGGGGCCCTCTTCCGGGTCCGCATCCCGGCGGCGGAGGGCCGTTCGGCCCTGCCCGGGTAGGGCCGGAAGGGCCCCTTCGGCGCCGGGTGACCGACCTCACGCCCTCCAAGGCGGCTTCCCGGCAGAGTCCGGTCACTCATATGGGTCATAATTCCGGTGTGCTTGTGAACGTGTTCACGTTCACAAGCGGACAAGGCTCGGCAGGTAGGAGTGACCCGTGGACCTAGCGCTGGCTCCCGAGACGATCGCCCGGTGGCAGTTCGGCGTCACCACCGTCTACCACTTTCTCTTCGTCCCCCTCACGATCAGTCTGGCCGCCATCACCGCAGGTCTGGAGACCGCGTGGGTGCGCACCGGCAAGGAGAAGTACTTCCACGCCACCAGGTTCTGGGGGAAGCTCTTCCTGATCAACATCGCGATGGGCGTGGTCACCGGCATCGTGCAGGAGTTCCAGTTCGGTATGAACTGGTCGGACTACTCCCGCTTCGTCGGTGATGTCTTCGGCGCCCCGCTGGCGATGGAGGCGCTGATCGCCTTCTTCTTCGAGTCCACCTTCATCGGGCTGTGGATCTTCGGCTGGGACCGGCTGCCCAAGAAGCTGCACTGCGCCACCATCTGGATGGTCGCCCTCGGCACCGTGCTGTCCGCGTACTTCATCCTCGCCGCCAACTCCTGGATGCAGCACCCCGTCGGGTACCGGATCGACCCGGCCACCGGCAAGGCGCAGCTCACCGACATCGGCGCGGTGCTCTTCCAGAACACCGCCCTGGCCCAGTTCGCCCACACCCTCACGGCGGCCTTCCTCACCGGCGGCGCCTTTGTGGTCGGTATCGCCTCCTTCCACCTCTGGCGCACCAAGCGCAGGCAGGGCGCGGGCAAGCCGGTCGACTCCAGGACGACGCTGGCGATGCGCACCTCGCTGCGGGTCGGCCTGGTCGTCGCGGTGGTCGCCGGGCTGGGCACCGCGCTCAGCGGCGACACCCTGGGCAAGGTGATGTTCGAGCAGCAGCCGATGAAGATGGCCTCCGCCGAGGCGCTGTGGGACAGCCAGGCGCCCGCCCCGTTCTCGGTCTTCGCGGTCGGCGACGTGGCCAAGGGCCACAACACGGTGGCGGTGGAGATCCCCGGACTGCTCTCCTTCCTGGCGCACAGCGACTTCCGCTCCGAGGTGCCCGGCATCAACAACCTGGCCGCCGCCGAGGCCGCCCGGTACGGCGGGGACGCCCAGGACTACCTGCCCAATGTGCCGGTCACCTACTGGGGCTTCCGCTGGATGATCGGGTTCGGCATGACCTCGTTCGCCTGTGCGCTGGCCGGGCTCTGGCTCACCCGCAGCCGCCGCTGGGTGGCCCCGGAGATGCGCACCGCCCCCGACGAGGTGCCCCGCCTGATGCTCACCCGCACCCGGGAGCTGGGCCCGTTCCTCACCCGGTGGGGCTGGCGGATCGGCATCCTCACCATGGGCTTCCCGCTGATCGCCAACTCCTGGGGGTGGATCTTCACCGAGATGGGCCGTCAGCCCTGGGTGGTCTTCGGCCTGATGCGCACCGCCGACGCGGTCTCCCCCGGGGTCTCCACCGCCGAGCAGCTCACCACCCTGATCGGCTTCACCCTGCTCTATGCCGCGCTGGCCGTGGTCGAGGTGAAGCTGCTGGTGAAGTACGCCAAGGCCGGACCGGTCAGCTCCGAGCGACCGCCGGAGAAGGACCCCACCCTGCGCGGCCCCTCGGGCGGCGACGGCGCCGCCGAAGACGCCGACAAGCCCCTCGCCTTCGCCTACTGACGGCCCGTCGCAGGAATCAGGAGACAGCGGACCATGCACCTCCACGACGTCTGGTTCATCCTCATCGCCGTCCTGTGGATCGGCTACTTCTTCCTCGAAGGGTTCGACTTCGGGATCGGCGTCCTCACCAGGCTGCTGGCGCGTGACGAGCGCGAGCGCCGGGTGCTCATCAACACCATCGGCCCGGTCTGGGACGGCAACGAGGTGTGGCTGCTCACCGCCGGCGGTGCCACCTTCGCCGCCTTCCCGGACTGGTACGCCACCCTCTTCTCCGGCTTCTACCTGCCGCTCTTCGCCATCCTGGTCTGCCTGATCATCCGGGGCGTGGCCTTCGAGTACCGTGCCAAGCGCGACGACGAGCGGTGGAAGCGGGCCTGGGAGCAGGCCATCTTCTGGACCTCGCTGCTGCCCGCCTTCCTCTGGGGCGTGGCCTTCGCCAACATCGTGCACGGCGTCGACATCGACCGCGACAAGGAGTACGTCGGCGGCGTCCTCGACCTGCTGAACCCGCACGCCCTGCTCGGCGGACTGCTGACGCTGACGCTCTTCACCTTCCACGGGGCCGTCTTCGCCGCCCTGAAGACCCTCGGCGACATCCGGCAGCGGGCCCGCGCCCTCGCCCAGCGGCTCGGCCTGGCCACCGCCGTGCTCGCCGCCGCGTTCCTCGGCTGGACCCAGGCCGACACCGGCAACGTCCGCAGCCTGGTCGCCCTGGTGGTGGCCGTCGCCGCGC is part of the Peterkaempfera bronchialis genome and encodes:
- a CDS encoding response regulator transcription factor yields the protein MDGTEPSAEASLLVVDDEPNIRELLAASLRFAGFRVASAASGEQALAAVAAERPDLVVLDVMLPDMDGFAVVRRLREESRRRPSGSGRAVGGADARDHLPVLFLTAKDGTGDKVIGLSVGDDYVTKPFSLEELIARIRAILRRTGGRADDGRLVVADLELDPVGHQVVRGGRPVSLSPTEFKLLHYLMANAGRVVSKMQILDHVWAYDFGGDLSIVESYISYLRRKLDLGAGDAPRLIHTVRGIGYVLRRPPQPRG
- a CDS encoding sensor histidine kinase, translating into MRRPRLPLALPLRLPLLSLRSRLLALTLVLVAVGLVVSDTVVVGTVRVQLVDRVDQQLHRFGEPLSRRVAEPVPQTPAGWPPVRAAARLPSQYAVQFLRVDGTAEQTLRQPVAEGDPGPRLPALTARTLADRLGTAFDVPGEQGSGRWRALLLPVRDGSPGAPAAVVVAAPLAEVDATAGKLTTAFLLIGGSVLLLIAVAGWFAVRAGLRPLRRIEQDAALIAAGDLARRMPQASPRTEVGRLSAALNGMLTQIEAAFAARAESEARMRRFVADASHELRTPLAGIRGFAELYRMGALSTESEVQRTMARIESEAVRMGGLVEDLLTLARLDEQRPLERAPMDLRSLAADALHDLTALDPDRTVSLTGPGGDGAPGPAVVLGDEARLRQVVANLVGNAVAHTPAGTPVRIGVGTVDGGGVLEVADRGPGLTDEQAARVFERFYRVDASRSRQRGGGAGLGLAIAGALVAAHGGRVELVTAPGAGALFRVRIPAAEGRSALPG
- a CDS encoding cytochrome ubiquinol oxidase subunit I, which encodes MDLALAPETIARWQFGVTTVYHFLFVPLTISLAAITAGLETAWVRTGKEKYFHATRFWGKLFLINIAMGVVTGIVQEFQFGMNWSDYSRFVGDVFGAPLAMEALIAFFFESTFIGLWIFGWDRLPKKLHCATIWMVALGTVLSAYFILAANSWMQHPVGYRIDPATGKAQLTDIGAVLFQNTALAQFAHTLTAAFLTGGAFVVGIASFHLWRTKRRQGAGKPVDSRTTLAMRTSLRVGLVVAVVAGLGTALSGDTLGKVMFEQQPMKMASAEALWDSQAPAPFSVFAVGDVAKGHNTVAVEIPGLLSFLAHSDFRSEVPGINNLAAAEAARYGGDAQDYLPNVPVTYWGFRWMIGFGMTSFACALAGLWLTRSRRWVAPEMRTAPDEVPRLMLTRTRELGPFLTRWGWRIGILTMGFPLIANSWGWIFTEMGRQPWVVFGLMRTADAVSPGVSTAEQLTTLIGFTLLYAALAVVEVKLLVKYAKAGPVSSERPPEKDPTLRGPSGGDGAAEDADKPLAFAY
- the cydB gene encoding cytochrome d ubiquinol oxidase subunit II encodes the protein MHLHDVWFILIAVLWIGYFFLEGFDFGIGVLTRLLARDERERRVLINTIGPVWDGNEVWLLTAGGATFAAFPDWYATLFSGFYLPLFAILVCLIIRGVAFEYRAKRDDERWKRAWEQAIFWTSLLPAFLWGVAFANIVHGVDIDRDKEYVGGVLDLLNPHALLGGLLTLTLFTFHGAVFAALKTLGDIRQRARALAQRLGLATAVLAAAFLGWTQADTGNVRSLVALVVAVAALLGALALNRAGREGWAFICSGAVVVAAVAMLFLALYPDVMPSTLDPAWSLTVSNAASSAYTLKIMTWVAAIFTPLVLLYQSWTYWVFRKRIGVQHIPAPAHAPAPVDHEPAPVDPETAPAPADQP